In Coffea eugenioides isolate CCC68of chromosome 4, Ceug_1.0, whole genome shotgun sequence, the genomic stretch TGTAACCAACAAAAATTATTCATCTATGTCATGAGCAACATAAAAAGAGACACTCGAATTTGACCATAAAACTATCATGATGGTTTGAAAATCACACAGTCACTTTAAATTGCTCACGTTGTAAGGCTCCTCCCCGTTAATTGAAGAGAATTTCGTTTCAAATCGGACTCATCTATGAATGTTTTGTCACTTAACTTGCATAGAATATTTTGGTAGTGCAAAATTGATCAAAACTATAATGAAAGCtgtaaaatttaatgaatttaattttaatttttatatatacTTTAAGCAATTGGAGAAATGTaatatggattttttttttccgaagtTGACCGGATTTGCACTTTGCACCTATTTTAGTGCCTGTCAGCCCACACGTTCGCCAACTCTCAAAACATCGCCACAACCGCCAGCAGCGCCACTCCGCCGCCACCACCGCCACCGCCCGCCCTAGCTGTTAATCTATGTCCCTAGAAAAGTTCGATCAAACCCAGATGCCGGTGGCCACGGCTGACCTATCCCCGacatttccccttccccaagaactcattattGACATCCTGTTACGACTCCCTACAAAATCCATCGGCAAATTGAGGCTCGTTTCGAAGCCATGGCACTCTCTACTCTACGACCCACTATTCATCAAAGCCCACCTTGCCTTCCACCTCGATGACCAGGAAAAACTCATCATCGTTTCCTCCTCCAGTACTCCCGCTTTCCAGTACTTCACGATCAATTTTTCCACCACAACTTTCCCCTCCCCTAACAATTACGTCAGGATTTCACAAAAGCTCAACCGTCTTTTAGAGAACACATTGAGCAGCGCCAGAATTGTGGGTTCTTGCAATGGGTTGGTGTTGGTAGCAAATGATGGATTGAGAAGGCGTGAGTTTAGCAGCAAACATTTACTAGCACTTGATACCATGTATTTGGTAAACCCCACAACCAAGGAGCGTTTAAGATTACCAAAGGGCCCTTTTAATTTGGTGGTTGGGAATGCCGGGGTTGCTTTCGGTTATGATAGTTTTAATGATGACTATAAAATCATCTGGCCTTATGGGGGTACAACTATTAGGCGTTCtgaaaattttgtaattgttttcaGTTTGAGGAATGGGACTTGCAGGAGACTTTATAATTGTTCTTACGCTCCTACTACTCATTCTGGGGTGTTTCTGAACGGTTCTGTGCATTGGCTTGCTCAGTCTAGAGTTGATGAATCGCAGGTTATAGCCGCTTTGGATTTGAGTACCGAGGAATTTAAGCAAGTGCCATGGCCTAGTGCTGGTTGTAGCACTCGCAATTGGGGTTCATTGGCGTCTTCTAAGCAGCTTGTTGTTCTTGGTGGATGTCTAGCAATGGTTGTGGAGCAATCTAGTCAGCAGATGGATATTTGGATGATGAAGGATTATGGTGTTGGAGAATCTTGGACCAAATTTGGAGTTATTATACCAAAAGTTGTTGAACATTATTATAAACCTATTTGTCTATTGGGGGAGGATGATGTTGTTTTGGACAAGAATGGTCAGAACCTTGTTGTTCATAATTTGAGAGATGGAACTACAAGGGAAATATTGGTTGCTGGCATTAATAGAGATACTTCCAGAGATGTTGGCTGCTTTCTCGAGAGCCTTGTCTCGCCTACTTTCTACAGTCAGAAATGGAGAGCAACATCATTTTGAGGGTTTCAGTTGAAAATTGATGGTAATGAAGTTAAAAGCTTACAAATTTATTAATTATGTGAATTACATTTCATTTAGATTGTCATAAAACTTGGTGATTACCTGGGTGGCTATTTGGTTATTAGATTTCCTGCTGGAGTAGGCTTTTGTGCAAATTTCAATTATTGACATGTATGTGTACTGGAACTTATGCACTCCTTTCTGGTTTATTGAACAAAAGAATTCTGAAAAAGGGAACATTGAATTAAAAATCCAAAAGAAGCTCATTACCTGATTGAAGTCAAAAGATGAGGAAGTGAAATTATGTATCCTAAATGGGGAAACAATTATTGCCAATTGCATGGTGCATAAATAGGGGttattggtttctttttttgggCCAGTGTCAAGTAAGTAACGCCGAATGCTCACACTTGCTGCTTtgcagaaaaatggaaaaagaaagctgGGAAACAAAGAGAGAGTGTTGAATAATTTGAGCTCTGTCTTGAATTTTAACTTTCACCATTCCAGTTTCTGGATCAATCATTTTATTTGGTATTTCTGCATTCTTTTTGGTCTccattatcatttttttttgctGCTATAATTACAGAAAGGAtctattttatatttttcaatcttCTTTCTTGATCAGCTGATGGATTTGGTGGACCTAAGCCACTAGTTTAAATAGGTCTTTTAGGACGTGCAACTGCGTGCATGCTTAAACCAAGTACCAAGCTGTTCAAGATTGATTGAATATTTTCTGCTCATGCATGCAGTCCTATGATCTTCTTCTATTTTGACTTCTAAAGAACACAAAATACTTGAGCTTCCCAAACTTTTGCTACAATATTGCATTTACTTCTACAATTTAGTATTATTCTTAGTGTCTCTTGATGTTTTAGTTGAATCACTGTGAGGTATAAAATCCTTCGATTCAGCATGCAAGACGAATGTTTTAACTCTAATTTTTGGAACTATGAATTTGTTTAGGTGATGAAGTTCGGCCCAAATTTGCATCTGGTTGAATAGATTTTGGCCTTTAATGAGATACTGACTTGATCACATCAGTGTTGATATCTTTTATATTTGTTATTCTTGTTCgattttcttcttgttcttgTGGTGATTTCCTTTCCCTTTATTTCAATATTTGTCTTTTCAGATTGGAGTATTTGCAAGGTGAAGATGCTGCAGGATATGCTTCAAACTATTTTGGTACTTAGGTTGGAGACTAGTCAATCAGTACCTAATAAACGGAGGGCAAACCAATAAGATGTCATTCACTAGTTTGGCAGGTtgatttcactttcttttgctAAACCGAGCATTTCAACTCTTGATGCTGTAAACTCTATTTTTACATTATTCTGTTTCATTTTTGAGATTTGAACTGATTTTATTTGATCAATCTGCTGATGTGCATGCAACAGATTTCTGATTTCAGTTAAGGATGACTGTGCACCTAACAATTTTGCTCCGTCGTAACATTTCTGACATTAAATATTTCAAGATGCAGAGACatatttttaaatgattcaGCTCTCGATGTTGTGGTATATGCAGCATTTTCTGGCTTCTACTTGGATGTGCCATCACCTATTATATACACAATGAATTGGATAGAGCTACAAAGCATTTAAATATGAATAATCAGTCTACACGAGTCAGATTAGTTAGTAGTGACATTGACTAGGTGATCGTGAAGTTTCAAATACGACTTGAAGCCCTCACTGTTCCCTCTTCCCCACTATGAGTCTTCGATTCTCTTCTTGAATAATAAAAAAGTTGCAAACTATTAATGATGACGCTTACAATGATggatttcttaattttttgatGGCTCTTGAAATTCAAGATATCAACTTGCTTTGCTGACATAATCTATATTCATCTCATTTATGTTTTTGGTCTATACCATTTGGTTATTTGGATTCCGGCTTTTTGGTTGGTTTAACACATTTTGGTTAAACATTTTAGATAAGAGAACATTTGACAAAAGAAATAGAAGAAAGGGTCAATAGCAATTTATTCCCTGAACGCTGGGGATTTTTCCACTTTGCCCATCTAAAACACATAAAAATACCCTGAGACTAATAATCTGCTCATTTTTAATAAGTGAGTTGGCAAAAGGTGTGAAAAGGCCACTTTACCCTTTTGGGCTTGAAATTTCTGTAGTAGTTATTTACATTTAACAGTTACAAATGTAAGTAGTTTGGAGCACCACTACCAGCTTGGAAGGCAGTGTTTCACAGGGGCATTTATGTCTTAAAATTTGTGAGGTCGTCTTACCATATTACAAGTTACTAACATTGTTGGTCTGAGGCTGTAAAGTGCTTATTTTTTGAGTTTACAGTTGAACAATTTCCAATTTTCAGGCTGTGAATTGATATTAActctaaaagaaaaaatgaagatgaaatatCTAATTGTCTACTTGCCCAAATCATGTACAATCATCCAAGAAAATCGTAGTCTTCTTTGATGTTGTCATCCCCTATTTTatgttttttccttttaaaatttagaatgatgcacctttttttttttttagtgtaagtgaGAGAGTTCGAATTCGAAATCTCTTATTTACACTCCTTTCTCCCAAATCATCTGACTCACCCCTCCCCGAAAAGATGTACTATTTGAATATATTTATTGCAGCATAATTGTATCTTTTAAGTATGGAGATTTCATGATAAAGCCACAAGTCAAAGGAGTAACGGACATAATTTTCAACAACTCAAAATATGTAAATCCATACAGTTTACCAAATTCTGTAGTATTGACTCTTAACGAAATTGTAGAAAAACACAAGTGAAAGAAGAAGTCCTAACGGAGGAACTACTATTAGGACTGAACCGGTTTTTTACTGATCTCGAAAAGAATTATGTACTCGAGTCGAAAAATCATTTTAATAATTGATGTGAAATGATACAATTTGATAGCTTCAAATTGTTCTATTAAGAGAGTTTATTTAATGGTGGAAGTGGTTATTCCTGTTTACCTAAACTAAAAAATTGAGTTGGTGTTGAATAATACAAATTTTATGCACATGCATACATATAGAATTATACATCTTAACTATAAAAAtcaatgagaaaaataaaaagaaagcaaaattaCTTAAATAgaattttgaggaaaaaaataaCTCTCagaaacttggtaccgttgtaTTTCTTACATAATTTGGTATGTCATCACATAATTTTATTTCACGTCTAAATTCTATCCGTACAATACTAacttaaatatataaatacaactTTTTTGTCTGTAAATGTATACCAAATTTTGGAAAAAGTACAATAATTGTACACAACCATACTAAAGCCAATCGTACCTGTCCCAATCCCTGAAATATCTGTAACACTGTACAAGTCTACCATCCATTTTTCTCCAGCTTCATTTTCTACCATCCAATCCATGTACATAGCCTGCCTTGTTCACCTCATAAGCCATGATTTTGATACAACAAATTTCTTGAATGGACTAATTTTACAAAATTCAAGCTCCAAATTTTGAGTCGAGTGTGAAAAGACATGCCAACATTGAGTAGCATCACAGCCATGTAAAGAAACCATATGATACTTCTTAAAATTTTTCCATTGCAAATGATCAGAAGTTCAAAAAAAGCAATCAAGAAATCTAACTAGAAAAAGATATCCATGGATGATTGATGCATCTTTTGATGCTCCAACTAATGTGATTATTATGGGTCACTTGTTTAGCTTTTATTgctaaacataaaaaaaaaaactgcacaatttttaaaactaaataaaGATATGTGGGCTGGGCTTTTATTGGTATTATTTACAAGTTCGTAACATTTTAATTTCAGACCTATATTTTAGGCCTAAATCCAGCCCAACCCATTTATGTTACTTGTCGAACCCATTATTTCTTGGGCAAATCAGTTTGAGCTTGGGTCAATCCAATCCAGGGTTATACAGTAAAATCCAGATGCACACATGATTATACATAAGTTTTTGACTATGTATTAACACAAATCTTTTGACATCCTGGATCAGCTCAAAACAGTACAAATCCACCAGGCTGACTTTTCAGACAAACAAGATCCGAAGATCTTGACTTCTAAAAAATTCACAATATAAAGAAAAGAATCTCAGTCAAGAAACTTCACATACTAGTTTTCAGAATATGCATTTAACTATGGATAATCTTGATGAATTAGGCCATGGAACTTGAATGATGACCATTTGATCATTATAGCTGAACTCCACATCAATTCCATCAATCATGCAAGATATAGGTTTCTCTGATGCAAAAACTCTCATTTCTCCACTTCCCATGACTCCTATACTCACTGAACTTttgtcatcatcatcatcatataTCAGAGACTCCACAGCACCACCAGAATTGAGCATATTTACCAGTCCAATGGAAGCAAATTGGACCAATTTTTTGGTCAAGACAGTCACAGGAGAAACAATCATTAGCTCATATTCAAATGGCTTCAGACAGATTCCCATATTATCTGATAACTTTAATAACTTCAACCTTTTCTCCCGTTGCATATAGATTGCAAAGAGTTCCACCCCTTTTAGAGGAATTGGATTCCTTCCATTGCTCCATTCAATATCTTCAGGACTTGCCAAGCAGGTAACAGGAACTGAAAATTCACTCGCACTTTTGTTTCTCCTAGTTACAGGGCACCATCCCCCTCCTTGACAGTTAAATGCTCCAAGAACTCCTGTAAACTGTAAAAATGCATCCAAGAGCCACAGTAAAATGACAGGAATTGAACTCCTAATCAAAGGGAATGATATATCGTATGTGTGGAATCTGCATGTCTAAACGTTAATAATTGATGAGCACAGTTGAGAAGCATTATTGTTACTGTATATTTAGAAGACAAGGTTAACCCTCATTGACAGCACAAAAATGTTCATAATTCAAAGGGAGGATGAAAGAATTAATCCAAAATTCTTACCTTGTTAAGATTCCAAATTTTGAGCATAGTTTTTCCATCATGTAGAGGGTCTTCAAAGAGGCAGTCTCTGGTGGGTAGAGCATAGTGTTGACACCTTAGGATGGAGCCATCAGGTAAAACTAGGCTTTTAAGCAGCTGAAAGTTGTGTTTTCCGACAGAATCACTAACATAGATTGGTCCTCCAGAGATGGCTCTAGAGGCAGCATGAAATTCTGCACATGGATGAGTGGATTGGAACATGTCCCAATCAGGTTGTATGAAATTTCCCATCCATAGGCTATTGTAAGCACAGTGCACCATGTGACACCCTTGAAGCCAAAATGTACCATTAGGATCTCCAGATGGATCAGTACACCAGAAGTCATCCCCTGAATGTAGGAATGGCACAAAATTAATCTACATATAGCATTAGTGGTAAATAGACAGCAAGATCATGAACTCAATTATAGAAGGCAAGATTAACCATCAAGAAGGAGAACAGCAAAAAAATTCTATCATCTAATATTTTCAATGAAGAATATATTATAAAGGTCTTTTTTCCCTTGTATGATTTAGCATTCCCACAATTCTTTGAATATGATACATTAGAAGGGTTGTCGTAAAAATTTTTGAGAAACAAAAGTTCCTAAGTTTCAAAATGGTCTAAATAAAAGGTCAAAAGAAAATAGAATAGTAGTTAAAAGCAACCTTTAGCTTCGAAAATGTTAAAATCTACTTACTTAGGCAAtgaagtataaaaaaaaaagtccttAATTGACATTCTCTAATTTATTAATTTGGCTAAATAGAAGAACATAAATAGATGTGAGAATAATATATTATTCAGGTTAGCTAGCTTACCAACACGTCCAAGAGCTATAGCCTCTGTTCCAAGATAAAAGAAATCATTGCAGTGCTCCATGCTAGCAATCACACCATTGCCTTTAAAATGCTTTCTCACTGAAGCTGTTAAGGCTTTATAGTAAGCTTTAGCAAGCTCAACTCGACCTCCAAATTCCTCACATAGCATCTCTAGCAACTGCAAAACCAATAGAATGGTTCTGCACTTTTAATACTATATTAATCTTACTTTTCTATTAAGCCCGTTGTTTTACAAGCCATGTTGACATACACAAAGGATCTATGTCCCCCAAGCTCCTAAAAATACTAGCATTTAATTTGTCTATATATAGCAAAACTTAATTTGTCTATATATAGCAAAACTCAATTTTTTTCCATTATTGAATAAATGAATTTTCTCCTTTGAAGTATTCTCCTTCCATTTTTCACTAGATCTTTCTACTACTTCCATTTTGTCTTTACATGGGGTCTAAGTCtagttttcctttcattttcctATTAAATCTGATTTGGAAAAGAGCAATCGTTTACGCTACATAACAGCAACAGGGTGAGCTAATCATATTTGTTATCAATTACAGTCGGTGCCCTCTACATTATCAACAACATGTCATAATAGAAGACCTAAAGATAGTAATCCATGCAAGAAGATTATGAGCCAGCCAATTGTAAACATCCCTGCAAATATATGTAGACCACTATGATCCAAAAGGATAAAAATGGAATAAAGGCATTATCTTAAAAGGTTCATAACTTACATGTATCACATCTACCTTGACCCCATCAATGCCAGCAGATTCAAGATGTGAATGCAAGCCTTCATACATCTCCTGAACTTTTTCTGGTGGGACCAGTCCAACTCCATTGTTGACAATTTTGTCCACGGCCAAATCTTCCATAGTCATCTGCAATCCCTGTGACAGTTTAGGACTAATGACCCTAGACTCAGGCATGCTTGGGACATTAGGTCTAATCCCACCCCAGTATCCACACAGTGCATGCCAAACGTAAACATGCTCTACACTCCTAAACTCCTCCTTAAGATCACTAACAAATGCAACCATGCCCTTATCACAGGGTACCCTAGAACTTGTATAGTCTCtaaatttgtaattttcttcaaattttactAACCTACAAGGCATTTGTTCACCAGCTGAAGTCCTATTCATGCCTTTTTGGtcattaacatcatcatcatcatgaCAAATGGATTGCCATCCATCATCTATTAGGACCATTCCTGGAGGGCACCCACCC encodes the following:
- the LOC113769048 gene encoding F-box/kelch-repeat protein At3g06240-like yields the protein MPVATADLSPTFPLPQELIIDILLRLPTKSIGKLRLVSKPWHSLLYDPLFIKAHLAFHLDDQEKLIIVSSSSTPAFQYFTINFSTTTFPSPNNYVRISQKLNRLLENTLSSARIVGSCNGLVLVANDGLRRREFSSKHLLALDTMYLVNPTTKERLRLPKGPFNLVVGNAGVAFGYDSFNDDYKIIWPYGGTTIRRSENFVIVFSLRNGTCRRLYNCSYAPTTHSGVFLNGSVHWLAQSRVDESQVIAALDLSTEEFKQVPWPSAGCSTRNWGSLASSKQLVVLGGCLAMVVEQSSQQMDIWMMKDYGVGESWTKFGVIIPKVVEHYYKPICLLGEDDVVLDKNGQNLVVHNLRDGTTREILVAGINRDTSRDVGCFLESLVSPTFYSQKWRATSF
- the LOC113767397 gene encoding galactinol--sucrose galactosyltransferase-like codes for the protein MAPSLSKGASEVMGVEDDQKPSSIALEGTQFLANGHPILTEVPANIVATPSPFFSKDLTRKMVGSFIGFDAIEPKSRHVVPLGKLKNIRFMSIFRFKVWWTTQWVGNSSKDVEHETQMMILDKSDNGRPYVLLLPILEGPFRASLQPGMEDYLDICLESGSSKVCRSRFCSSLYMHVGDDPFQLVKEAMKVIKVHLGTFKLLEEKRPPDIVDKFGWCTWDAFYLKVTPKGVWEGVKSLVEGGCPPGMVLIDDGWQSICHDDDDVNDQKGMNRTSAGEQMPCRLVKFEENYKFRDYTSSRVPCDKGMVAFVSDLKEEFRSVEHVYVWHALCGYWGGIRPNVPSMPESRVISPKLSQGLQMTMEDLAVDKIVNNGVGLVPPEKVQEMYEGLHSHLESAGIDGVKVDVIHLLEMLCEEFGGRVELAKAYYKALTASVRKHFKGNGVIASMEHCNDFFYLGTEAIALGRVGDDFWCTDPSGDPNGTFWLQGCHMVHCAYNSLWMGNFIQPDWDMFQSTHPCAEFHAASRAISGGPIYVSDSVGKHNFQLLKSLVLPDGSILRCQHYALPTRDCLFEDPLHDGKTMLKIWNLNKFTGVLGAFNCQGGGWCPVTRRNKSASEFSVPVTCLASPEDIEWSNGRNPIPLKGVELFAIYMQREKRLKLLKLSDNMGICLKPFEYELMIVSPVTVLTKKLVQFASIGLVNMLNSGGAVESLIYDDDDDKSSVSIGVMGSGEMRVFASEKPISCMIDGIDVEFSYNDQMVIIQVPWPNSSRLSIVKCIF